A portion of the Nitrospinota bacterium genome contains these proteins:
- a CDS encoding HD-GYP domain-containing protein: protein MLVIRLNDGEGVMNAEADVPESAGAAFAEALAEALDIREHETGLHSRRVACHTLVLARRFTKDPERLRQIYWGALLHDIGKIGIADAILLKPGTLNEDEWQEMRTHPEKGHHIVAQIPGMEESAEIILGHEERFDGTGYPRGLKGEQLSLGTRLFAVIDTLDAMTSDRSYRKALSFDQARAEIVKMSGTQFDPVAVQAFLAEETALREMVAAKCMLLRDPDISGEASNSRT from the coding sequence ATGCTGGTCATCAGATTGAATGATGGGGAGGGTGTGATGAATGCAGAAGCAGATGTTCCGGAAAGCGCAGGTGCAGCCTTTGCAGAAGCCTTGGCCGAGGCTTTGGACATCCGGGAGCATGAAACAGGGCTGCATTCCAGGCGTGTGGCCTGCCACACCCTGGTGCTTGCCCGCCGATTTACTAAAGACCCCGAGCGCTTGCGCCAGATTTATTGGGGAGCCTTGCTGCACGACATAGGCAAGATCGGGATAGCGGATGCAATTTTGTTGAAGCCGGGAACGCTCAATGAAGATGAGTGGCAGGAAATGCGCACTCACCCCGAAAAGGGGCATCACATCGTGGCGCAGATTCCGGGTATGGAGGAATCCGCCGAAATCATACTCGGCCATGAAGAACGTTTCGATGGAACGGGTTATCCACGCGGACTCAAGGGCGAACAGCTTTCTCTAGGAACGCGATTATTCGCGGTAATCGACACGCTAGATGCGATGACCTCTGACCGCTCTTATCGCAAGGCACTATCATTCGATCAGGCCCGTGCGGAAATCGTCAAAATGAGTGGTACGCAATTTGACCCGGTAGCCGTTCAAGCATTTTTGGCTGAAGAGACTGCACTGCGCGAAATGGTGGCGGCGAAATGCATGCTGTTGCGTGATCCCGATATTTCCGGTGAAGCATCCAATTCGCGCACTTGA
- the merA gene encoding mercury(II) reductase has translation MNNITLRITGMTCEHCARTVENALSNLPVVVSASVSYDDGLASVVAQNGINTDTLVRAVKAGGYTAEIIGSDETAAGKAAKTKLHIAVIGSGGAAMACALKAFERGARVTLIERGAIGGTCVNIGCVPSKIMIRAAHIAHLRTNSPFDDGIPAVAPTILRDRLLAQQQARVDELRHAKYEGILENTPDINLLRGEARFKDGHTLTVRLSDSSEREVSFDRCLVATGASAAIPPIPGLNDTPYWTSTEALVCDSIPLRLVVIGSSVVALELAQAFARLGSKVTILARHTLFFREDAAIGAAVTAAFRAENITVLSDTQASEVSYANSEFVLKTPSGELRADRLLVATGRSPNTRSLELDNAGVALRPQGNIVIDNQMRSSAPDIYAAGDCTDQPQFVYVAAAAGTRAALNMTGGEAALDLAAMPTVVFTDPQVATVGMSEAEAHYEGIETISRTLSLDNVPRALANFDTRGFIKLVAEAGSLRLLGVQAVTPEAGEIIQTAALAIRARMTVQDLSDQLFPYLTMVEGLKLCAQTFTKDVKQLSCCAG, from the coding sequence ATGAACAACATCACTCTGCGCATCACCGGTATGACTTGCGAGCATTGCGCGAGAACCGTAGAGAATGCTCTGTCTAACTTACCCGTGGTCGTCTCTGCCTCTGTTTCTTATGACGATGGGCTTGCCAGCGTGGTGGCGCAAAACGGAATCAATACCGATACTCTCGTGCGAGCGGTCAAAGCCGGTGGTTACACTGCCGAGATTATTGGCTCGGACGAAACGGCAGCAGGTAAAGCGGCAAAGACCAAGCTGCATATCGCCGTCATCGGCAGCGGCGGCGCGGCGATGGCTTGCGCTCTGAAGGCGTTCGAGCGCGGCGCGCGGGTGACGCTGATCGAGCGCGGCGCCATCGGCGGCACTTGCGTCAACATCGGCTGTGTTCCTTCAAAGATTATGATTCGCGCGGCCCACATCGCCCACCTGCGCACGAACAGCCCATTCGATGATGGTATCCCGGCAGTTGCGCCTACCATCCTGCGCGACCGGCTGCTCGCGCAGCAACAGGCGCGCGTGGACGAACTGCGCCACGCCAAGTACGAAGGGATACTGGAAAATACCCCGGACATTAACCTGCTGCGCGGCGAGGCCCGTTTCAAGGACGGCCATACGCTGACCGTGCGTTTGAGCGACAGCAGCGAGCGCGAGGTGTCGTTCGACCGCTGCCTCGTTGCAACCGGCGCCAGCGCAGCGATTCCGCCTATTCCCGGATTGAATGACACGCCATATTGGACTTCGACCGAAGCGCTGGTGTGCGACAGCATTCCGCTACGGCTGGTGGTGATCGGCTCCTCGGTCGTCGCGTTGGAACTGGCTCAGGCTTTTGCACGGCTCGGCAGCAAGGTGACAATACTGGCGCGCCACACCTTGTTCTTCCGCGAGGATGCGGCCATCGGCGCAGCGGTAACAGCGGCGTTCCGCGCCGAAAACATCACGGTGCTGAGCGATACGCAGGCGAGTGAAGTCAGCTACGCGAACAGCGAGTTCGTGCTCAAGACCCCGAGTGGTGAACTGCGCGCCGACCGGCTGCTCGTTGCCACGGGACGTTCACCCAACACTCGCAGCCTTGAACTGGACAATGCCGGGGTAGCACTCCGCCCGCAGGGCAATATCGTGATTGACAACCAGATGCGCAGCAGCGCGCCGGATATTTACGCCGCCGGTGATTGCACCGACCAGCCGCAGTTCGTATACGTCGCGGCAGCAGCAGGTACGCGCGCGGCGCTCAACATGACCGGCGGCGAGGCCGCCCTCGATCTCGCCGCCATGCCGACGGTGGTATTCACCGACCCGCAGGTGGCGACGGTGGGAATGTCCGAAGCGGAAGCACACTACGAAGGTATCGAGACCATCAGCCGCACGCTGTCGCTCGACAATGTGCCGCGCGCACTCGCCAACTTCGATACGCGCGGTTTCATCAAACTGGTCGCGGAAGCCGGAAGCCTGCGTCTGCTGGGTGTACAAGCCGTTACGCCTGAAGCGGGCGAGATCATCCAGACGGCGGCTCTTGCCATCCGTGCGCGCATGACCGTGCAGGATTTGTCCGACCAACTCTTTCCATATCTGACGATGGTCGAAGGGCTGAAGCTGTGCGCGCAGACGTTTACCAAGGACGTGAAGCAGCTCTCCTGCTGCGCCGGGTGA
- the merP gene encoding mercury resistance system periplasmic binding protein MerP, which yields MYRFKQASRAAAARKTSTASFAKIAKTLSIIVVTTITVLTLSPAFAASKTVTLSVPSMYCEMCPITVKKALNKVEGVSKVEASFEKKEAVVTFDDAKTTVKALTKATEDAGYPSHVVGGQ from the coding sequence ATGTATAGATTCAAGCAGGCAAGCCGCGCAGCGGCTGCTCGCAAAACGAGCACAGCGAGTTTCGCCAAAATCGCCAAAACACTATCAATTATCGTGGTAACCACGATTACCGTATTGACTCTGTCACCTGCCTTTGCTGCCAGTAAGACGGTCACGCTCTCCGTTCCAAGTATGTACTGCGAAATGTGTCCGATCACCGTCAAGAAGGCATTGAACAAAGTCGAGGGCGTGAGCAAGGTCGAAGCCAGTTTCGAGAAGAAGGAAGCCGTCGTTACCTTCGATGATGCCAAGACTACCGTTAAGGCGCTCACCAAAGCGACTGAAGACGCGGGTTATCCATCGCATGTCGTGGGAGGTCAATGA
- a CDS encoding DUF3330 domain-containing protein, whose product MNTDPNNSKITSGCGAATKHRLTCAECCGQLPPAGTVSVEADDYVYHFCGTACYDKWHTRTGHADTGKNQTG is encoded by the coding sequence ATGAATACCGACCCAAACAACAGCAAGATAACCTCCGGTTGCGGCGCGGCGACAAAGCACAGACTGACCTGCGCCGAGTGTTGCGGGCAGCTTCCGCCCGCAGGAACGGTCAGCGTCGAGGCGGACGATTACGTATACCATTTCTGCGGCACGGCCTGCTACGACAAGTGGCACACTCGGACAGGTCATGCAGATACCGGGAAAAACCAAACCGGCTGA
- a CDS encoding FtsX-like permease family protein, translated as MAFFERIIEIGTLRTIGMRKVEIYQLLYSEAAIIGAIGTLAGLAFETALILTAAHIGIPLGSFINQQVRPTLTAISLAISPHNSFDSNVLCT; from the coding sequence GTGGCGTTCTTCGAACGCATCATTGAAATCGGCACGCTACGCACGATAGGGATGCGCAAAGTGGAAATCTACCAATTGCTTTATTCCGAAGCGGCGATTATCGGAGCGATAGGAACACTGGCCGGGCTGGCATTTGAAACGGCGCTGATTTTGACTGCAGCCCATATTGGCATCCCGTTGGGGAGCTTCATAAATCAGCAGGTGCGCCCTACTCTTACGGCAATCAGCCTGGCGATTTCGCCGCATAACTCCTTTGATTCCAATGTGTTATGTACATGA
- the merT gene encoding mercuric ion transporter MerT gives MSETKTGRGALFAGGMAAILASTCCLGPLVLLTLGVSGAWIGNLTLLEPYRPIFLGVALIAMFFAWKHVYRSEAGCKPGEVCALPQTRRAYKIIFWIVAMLVLVALSFPYLAPLFY, from the coding sequence ATGTCCGAAACAAAAACAGGTCGCGGTGCGCTCTTCGCGGGCGGCATGGCGGCCATCCTGGCCTCGACCTGCTGCCTCGGGCCGTTGGTATTGCTAACACTTGGAGTGAGCGGTGCGTGGATAGGCAACCTGACGTTACTGGAGCCTTATCGTCCGATTTTTCTCGGTGTGGCACTGATAGCAATGTTCTTTGCCTGGAAGCACGTTTATAGGTCAGAAGCCGGATGCAAGCCGGGTGAAGTTTGTGCGTTGCCACAGACTAGGCGGGCTTATAAAATCATTTTTTGGATCGTTGCGATGCTGGTGCTTGTCGCACTGTCCTTCCCTTATCTTGCACCGCTATTTTATTGA
- a CDS encoding glycosyltransferase family 4 protein: MTNSLPRKIRLVHCAFARGSGGGIPRMDTFYHRFLDRGIFDVSFVIPGEEDPKDIPFDPSIEYRYTGREGRFEKMVEIFADADIVQFSGGFAPAICEAAIAAQVPAIVEIMHLCEPGRMYPEIDVSICVSRTVEKFQPDKSRTVVIHNGIDVDEFPFRNEPLADDRIVILESSRREKPKHFHLDELAADILAIDHRIEIWMAGRHQTGASTDRVKFLGLRSDMPPLYQQADVMALFSRVEPFGLAAVEGMACGAPPIVSGDGGMAEIVTNGVDGWIVNGADKDSIITAVREAAAMRGSERWENMRRRARKTVEERFDARLMIREYEKVYLNLAESKGLRKTSGPLNAEPCPEVWLDETVKLFHEKDWDALAVMAGRMAALRPFKISSLAHTALNMAIHAAANGQNSAANDLYMTAHKSGMRGAEWMRNWVEIMPGGPLRDRVLSELMAMRPDDAEVVILAVEEKVNAGDLAGAVKLLEDSMARMPGNETLLEIYTLLKGKLGR, encoded by the coding sequence ATGACCAATAGCCTCCCCCGGAAAATCCGCCTGGTCCACTGCGCCTTCGCCCGGGGCTCCGGCGGCGGCATCCCGCGCATGGACACGTTCTATCACCGCTTCCTCGACCGCGGCATTTTCGATGTAAGCTTCGTCATCCCCGGCGAGGAAGACCCGAAGGACATCCCTTTCGACCCCTCCATCGAATACCGCTACACCGGGCGCGAGGGACGGTTTGAAAAGATGGTGGAAATTTTCGCCGATGCGGACATAGTGCAGTTCTCCGGAGGATTCGCCCCGGCCATATGCGAAGCGGCCATCGCCGCCCAGGTTCCCGCAATTGTGGAGATAATGCACCTTTGCGAGCCGGGCCGGATGTATCCGGAAATAGACGTTTCGATTTGCGTCTCGCGCACAGTTGAAAAGTTCCAGCCGGACAAAAGCCGGACTGTCGTGATCCACAACGGGATAGACGTGGACGAATTTCCATTCCGCAACGAACCACTTGCCGATGACCGCATCGTAATACTCGAATCCTCCCGGCGCGAAAAACCGAAACATTTCCATCTGGACGAGCTTGCGGCGGACATACTGGCGATAGACCATCGCATAGAGATATGGATGGCCGGACGCCATCAAACCGGGGCGTCCACGGACAGGGTGAAATTTTTGGGGTTGCGGAGCGACATGCCGCCGTTATATCAACAGGCGGACGTCATGGCTCTGTTCTCCAGGGTGGAGCCGTTCGGGCTGGCGGCGGTGGAGGGGATGGCCTGCGGGGCACCGCCAATCGTATCCGGCGACGGGGGCATGGCGGAGATAGTCACAAACGGGGTGGACGGCTGGATAGTCAACGGGGCGGACAAGGATTCGATAATCACAGCCGTGCGGGAGGCGGCGGCGATGCGGGGATCGGAACGATGGGAGAACATGCGAAGGCGCGCCCGCAAAACCGTGGAGGAAAGGTTCGACGCGCGTTTGATGATCCGCGAATACGAGAAGGTTTACTTGAACCTTGCGGAGTCGAAGGGATTAAGAAAGACCTCCGGGCCGTTAAACGCCGAGCCATGCCCGGAAGTGTGGCTGGACGAGACCGTTAAACTGTTTCATGAAAAAGATTGGGACGCGTTGGCCGTGATGGCTGGCAGGATGGCTGCCTTACGGCCATTTAAGATATCATCCCTGGCCCATACCGCTTTGAACATGGCCATTCACGCCGCCGCCAACGGCCAGAACAGCGCCGCCAACGATCTTTACATGACCGCCCACAAGTCCGGCATGCGGGGGGCGGAGTGGATGCGCAACTGGGTGGAGATAATGCCCGGCGGCCCTCTGCGTGACAGAGTGTTGTCTGAACTTATGGCCATGCGGCCGGACGACGCGGAGGTGGTGATACTTGCAGTGGAGGAAAAGGTGAACGCAGGCGATCTGGCGGGAGCGGTGAAGTTATTGGAAGATAGCATGGCAAGGATGCCGGGGAACGAAACGCTGCTGGAGATATATACGCTGCTTAAGGGGAAGTTGGGGCGGTAA
- the merF gene encoding mercury resistance system transport protein MerF → MKTSTLLKTGTVGAIISAVCCFTPVLVLIFGAVGLAAWVGYLDYVLMPALLFFVGLIIYAVNRKSKASCAENARCQTSKCQPQKGDES, encoded by the coding sequence ATGAAAACATCAACCTTGCTGAAAACCGGCACGGTCGGAGCGATCATCTCAGCCGTGTGCTGTTTCACACCTGTGCTGGTGCTCATTTTCGGCGCGGTCGGTTTGGCTGCCTGGGTGGGGTATCTCGATTACGTGCTGATGCCAGCCCTGCTGTTCTTTGTCGGTTTGATTATTTATGCTGTCAACCGCAAATCAAAGGCATCCTGCGCCGAGAATGCCAGATGCCAAACCAGCAAATGCCAGCCACAGAAGGGCGATGAATCATGA
- a CDS encoding MerR family DNA-binding protein yields the protein MESLTIGKIARLAEIGVETVRFYEREGLIEEPPRRESGYRQYPEETVHRLRFIKRAKELGFTLREIKELLGLRVDLSSSATCNAVRKLAEEKTADVRGKIRTLQRMEAVLVQLVGSCRNRAVTSDCPILKVLQQEETNEGERNKSGQSDK from the coding sequence ATGGAATCGCTGACAATCGGAAAAATCGCCCGCCTCGCGGAGATCGGAGTCGAAACCGTTCGGTTCTATGAGCGGGAGGGGCTCATCGAGGAACCTCCTCGCAGGGAATCCGGATACCGGCAATATCCCGAAGAGACCGTCCACCGGCTCCGCTTCATAAAGCGAGCGAAGGAACTCGGGTTCACGCTCAGGGAGATCAAAGAGCTACTGGGATTGCGCGTCGATTTGTCGTCGTCGGCCACTTGCAATGCGGTTCGAAAACTGGCTGAGGAAAAAACTGCGGACGTGCGCGGCAAGATAAGGACCCTACAGAGGATGGAGGCGGTTCTCGTGCAGCTCGTGGGTAGCTGTCGAAATCGCGCCGTTACCAGCGACTGTCCCATCCTCAAAGTGCTTCAACAGGAGGAAACCAATGAAGGCGAGCGGAATAAGTCAGGACAAAGCGACAAGTAA